A genomic window from Solanum stenotomum isolate F172 chromosome 10, ASM1918654v1, whole genome shotgun sequence includes:
- the LOC125842684 gene encoding probable polyamine transporter At1g31830 isoform X1, which yields MTTKSETKSSIEVPNAQQQVAVAEKKTSALSSPTTAQNDKFVQNGDDQKVRDLPQREATIPMGECNNAEYIEINEVVSSSRANNDRKLSLLPLVFLIFYEVSGGPFGVEDTVQAAGPLLALVGFLVFPIIWSVPEALITAELGTMFPENSGYVVWVSSALGPYWGFQQGWVKWLSGVIDNALYPVLFLDYLKSGVPALGGGLPRVIAVIGITLVLTYMNYRGLTIVGWVAVLLGILSILPFVVMGLISIPKLRPTRWLVTDVHSVDWNLYLNTLFWNLNYWDSISTLVGEVRNPKKTLPKALFYAVILVVLSYFFPLLVGTGAVPLERDLWTDGYFSDIAKILGGVWLRWWIQGAAALSNMGTFVAEMSSDSFQLLGMAERGMLPEFFAKRSRHGTPLVGILLSASGVLLLSWMSFQEIVAAENFLYCFGMILEFIAFVRLRIKFPNASRPFKIPGGTIGAILLCMPPTILVCVVLAFSTVKVMIISLAAIAIGLVMQPCLKHIEKKKWLKFSISPDLPDIHRDNGTLLH from the coding sequence AAAGTAAGGGACTTACCTCAAAGAGAAGCTACAATTCCAATGGGAGAGTGTAATAATGCAGAATACATAGAGATTAATGAAGTTGTTTCTTCTTCAAGAGCAAATAATGATAGGAAACTTTCTCTATTGCCTTtagtttttctcattttctatGAAGTATCAGGTGGACCATTTGGTGTTGAAGACACTGTACAAGCAGCTGGTCCGCTTCTTGCACTTGTTGGTTTCTTGGTTTTCCCAATTATATGGAGTGTACCTGAGGCTCTTATAACAGCTGAATTAGGCACCATGTTCCCCGAAAATAGCGGATATGTTGTTTGGGTTTCATCTGCATTAGGTCCATACTGGGGCTTTCAACAAGGTTGGGTGAAATGGTTGAGTGGAGTCATCGATAACGCTCTTTACCCGGTCTTGTTTCTTGATTATCTGAAATCAGGAGTTCCTGCATTAGGTGGTGGACTTCCTCGTGTTATCGCGGTCATAGGCATTACTTTGGTCCTTACTTACATGAACTATAGGGGTTTAACTATTGTTGGATGGGTTGCTGTTCTGCTCGGGATATTGTCGATTCTTCCTTTTGTTGTTATGGGGTTGATCTCGATTCCGAAACTAAGGCCCACGAGGTGGTTGGTGACGGATGTGCACAGTGTGGATTGGAACTTGTATCTAAACACTCTCTTTTGGAATCTGAATTATTGGGACTCTATAAGTACTCTTGTAGGAGAAGTACGTAACCCGAAGAAAACTCTGCCTAAAGCTCTGTTTTATGCTGTGATTCTAGTCGTTTTATCGTACTTTTTCCCTCTATTAGTTGGTACCGGAGCTGTTCCACTCGAACGTGACCTGTGGACGGATGGCTATTTCTCAGACATTGCGAAAATACTTGGTGGAGTGTGGCTAAGATGGTGGATTCAAGGGGCTGCTGCATTGTCAAATATGGGTACATTTGTAGCTGAAATGAGCAGCGACTCATTTCAGCTACTTGGTATGGCCGAGAGAGGGATGCTACCGGAGTTCTTTGCCAAAAGATCACGTCATGGAACACCTCTAGTCGGGATCCTCCTCTCAGCTTCAGGTGTGCTTTTACTATCATGGATGAGCTTTCAAGAGATTGTAGCTGCAGAAAACTTCTTGTATTGCTTTGGAATGATCTTGGAATTCATAGCATTCGTACGATTAAGGATAAAGTTTCCAAATGCATCGCGCCCTTTCAAGATACCTGGTGGAACAATCGGAGCCATTCTACTGTGTATGCCTCCAACCATACTCGTTTGTGTTGTTTTAGCGTTTTCAACCGTTAAAGTCATGATAATAAGCCTTGCTGCTATTGCAATTGGGTTGGTTATGCAACCTTGTCTTAAACACATTGAGAAGAAGAAATGGTTGAAGTTCTCCATTAGTCCTGACCTTCCTGATATTCATCGCGATAATGGAACATTACTTCATTGA
- the LOC125842684 gene encoding probable polyamine transporter At1g31830 isoform X2 encodes MGECNNAEYIEINEVVSSSRANNDRKLSLLPLVFLIFYEVSGGPFGVEDTVQAAGPLLALVGFLVFPIIWSVPEALITAELGTMFPENSGYVVWVSSALGPYWGFQQGWVKWLSGVIDNALYPVLFLDYLKSGVPALGGGLPRVIAVIGITLVLTYMNYRGLTIVGWVAVLLGILSILPFVVMGLISIPKLRPTRWLVTDVHSVDWNLYLNTLFWNLNYWDSISTLVGEVRNPKKTLPKALFYAVILVVLSYFFPLLVGTGAVPLERDLWTDGYFSDIAKILGGVWLRWWIQGAAALSNMGTFVAEMSSDSFQLLGMAERGMLPEFFAKRSRHGTPLVGILLSASGVLLLSWMSFQEIVAAENFLYCFGMILEFIAFVRLRIKFPNASRPFKIPGGTIGAILLCMPPTILVCVVLAFSTVKVMIISLAAIAIGLVMQPCLKHIEKKKWLKFSISPDLPDIHRDNGTLLH; translated from the coding sequence ATGGGAGAGTGTAATAATGCAGAATACATAGAGATTAATGAAGTTGTTTCTTCTTCAAGAGCAAATAATGATAGGAAACTTTCTCTATTGCCTTtagtttttctcattttctatGAAGTATCAGGTGGACCATTTGGTGTTGAAGACACTGTACAAGCAGCTGGTCCGCTTCTTGCACTTGTTGGTTTCTTGGTTTTCCCAATTATATGGAGTGTACCTGAGGCTCTTATAACAGCTGAATTAGGCACCATGTTCCCCGAAAATAGCGGATATGTTGTTTGGGTTTCATCTGCATTAGGTCCATACTGGGGCTTTCAACAAGGTTGGGTGAAATGGTTGAGTGGAGTCATCGATAACGCTCTTTACCCGGTCTTGTTTCTTGATTATCTGAAATCAGGAGTTCCTGCATTAGGTGGTGGACTTCCTCGTGTTATCGCGGTCATAGGCATTACTTTGGTCCTTACTTACATGAACTATAGGGGTTTAACTATTGTTGGATGGGTTGCTGTTCTGCTCGGGATATTGTCGATTCTTCCTTTTGTTGTTATGGGGTTGATCTCGATTCCGAAACTAAGGCCCACGAGGTGGTTGGTGACGGATGTGCACAGTGTGGATTGGAACTTGTATCTAAACACTCTCTTTTGGAATCTGAATTATTGGGACTCTATAAGTACTCTTGTAGGAGAAGTACGTAACCCGAAGAAAACTCTGCCTAAAGCTCTGTTTTATGCTGTGATTCTAGTCGTTTTATCGTACTTTTTCCCTCTATTAGTTGGTACCGGAGCTGTTCCACTCGAACGTGACCTGTGGACGGATGGCTATTTCTCAGACATTGCGAAAATACTTGGTGGAGTGTGGCTAAGATGGTGGATTCAAGGGGCTGCTGCATTGTCAAATATGGGTACATTTGTAGCTGAAATGAGCAGCGACTCATTTCAGCTACTTGGTATGGCCGAGAGAGGGATGCTACCGGAGTTCTTTGCCAAAAGATCACGTCATGGAACACCTCTAGTCGGGATCCTCCTCTCAGCTTCAGGTGTGCTTTTACTATCATGGATGAGCTTTCAAGAGATTGTAGCTGCAGAAAACTTCTTGTATTGCTTTGGAATGATCTTGGAATTCATAGCATTCGTACGATTAAGGATAAAGTTTCCAAATGCATCGCGCCCTTTCAAGATACCTGGTGGAACAATCGGAGCCATTCTACTGTGTATGCCTCCAACCATACTCGTTTGTGTTGTTTTAGCGTTTTCAACCGTTAAAGTCATGATAATAAGCCTTGCTGCTATTGCAATTGGGTTGGTTATGCAACCTTGTCTTAAACACATTGAGAAGAAGAAATGGTTGAAGTTCTCCATTAGTCCTGACCTTCCTGATATTCATCGCGATAATGGAACATTACTTCATTGA